The genomic stretch GCATGGGTGATCGCCGCCGTCAACGTGGTCTTCCCATGGTCCACGTGCCCAATGGTCCCTACGTTCACGTGCGGCTTCGTCCGCTCAAACCTGGGCTTGGCCATCTCCGTCCTCCACCATCGAGTGCATCCTGCTCACTGCCCTGCCCCCACGGCCTGACCGCGGATGGCCTCCGCCATGGCCGGGGGAACCTCTTCGTAGTGCGAGGGTTCCATGGTATAGGTGGCCCGCCCCTGGGTGGCGGAGCGCAGCGCCGTGGCGTAGCCAAACATCTCCGCCAGCGGCACCAGAGCCCGGACCAGCCGCGAGGTCCCCTGCTGCTCCATGGCCACGATGCGGCCGCGGCGGGCGTTTAGGTCGCCGATCACCTCCCCCATGTACGGCTCGGGGGTGATCACCTCCACGCGCATGATGGGCTCCAGCAGCACCGGCTGTGCCCGCTGCACCGCCTCCTTGAACCCCTGGGAGGCCGCGATCTTGAAGGCCATCTCGCTGCTGTCTACCTCATGGTAGGAACCATCCAGCAGCAGCACGCGGACGTCCACCACGGGATACCCGGCCAGGATGCCGCTCTCCGCCGCCTCGCGGACACCTGCCTGCACGGCGGGGATGAACTCCCGGGGGATGCGCCCTCCGCTGATCCGGTCCACGAACTCGTACCCGCCGCCCCGGGGCAGCGGCTCCACCTGCAGCACCACATGGCCGTACTGGCCGCGGCCGCCGGTCTGGCGCACGTACCGCCCCTCGGCCCGGGCGGCCTGCCGCACCGTCTCTTTGTAGGCCACCTGGGGCCGGCCCACGTTGGCCTCCACCTTGAACTCCCGCAGCAGCCGGTCGACGATGATCTCCAGGTGCAGCTCACCCATGCCGGAGATGAGGGTCTGACCTGTCTCGGGGTCAAAGCGCACCTTGAAGGTAGGGTCCTCCTCCGCCAGCTTGGCCAGAGAGGCGGTGAGGCGGTCCTCGTCGGCCTTGGTCTTCGGCTCCACCGCCACGGCGATCACCGGCTCGGGGAACTGCATGGCTTCCAGGACTACCGGCGCGCCCTCGTCGCAGAGGGTGTCGCCGGTAGTGGTCAGGCGCAGCCCCACCGCCGCCACCACGTTCCCCGCGGAGACCGCGGGGATGTCCTCCCGGTGGTTGGCGTGCATCTGCAGGATGCGGGAGACCCGCTCCCGCGCCCCCTTGTTGGCGTTATAGACGTACGACCCGGCCTCCAGGCGCCCGGAATAGACGCGGAAATAAGTCAGCTTGCCCACGTATGGATCGGTGACGATCTTGAAGGCCAGTGCAGCAAAGGGCGCGTCCTCACGGGGCTGCCGCAGAGCCGGCTGGCCGCTGCGCGGGTCGACCCCCCGCACCGGCGGCAGGTCCAGGGGTGAGGGCAGGAAGTCAATGATGGCGTCCAGCAGGGGCTGCACCCCCTTGTTGCGGAAGGCGGAGCCGCAGAGCACCGGCACCAGCGCAGAGCTCAGGGTGCCCCGGCGCAGCCCGCGGCGGATCTCCTCCTCGCCGATGGGCCAGCCCTCCAGGTAGCGGTGCAGCAGCTCCTCGTCCTGCTCCACCGCCGCCTCCACCAGCTCCTCCCGCAGCCGCTGCGCCAGCCCCCATAGCTCCGGGGGGATCTCCGTCTCGTCGGAGCGCGTTCCCAGGTCGTCCAGGTAGATGATGGACTTGAACCGGATCAGGTCCACCACGCCGCGGAAGCCATCCTCTGCGCCGATGGGCAGCTGCACGGGCACCGGATGCGCCCCCAGGCGCTCCCGCAGCATCTGCACCACGCGCAGGAAGTCGGCGCCGCTGCGGTCCATCTTGTTGACGAAGACGATACGCGGCACACGGTAGCGGTCGGCCTGGCGCCACACCGTCTCCGACTGCGGCTGCACCCCCTCCACGGCCGTGACCAGGACCACCGCCCCGTCCAGCACCCGCAGCGAGCGCTCCACCTCCACGGTGAAGTCCACATGCCCGGGGGTATCGATGATGTTGATGCGGTGCCCGCGCCAGGTGCAGGTGGTCGCCGCCGAGGTGATGGTGATGCCCCGCTCCCGCTCCTGGACCATCCAGTCCATGGTGGCCGAGCCCTCGTCCACCTCGCCGATGCGGTGCACCCGTCCCGTGTAGAAGAGGATACGCTCGGTGGTGGTCGTCTTGCCCGCGTCGATGTGGGCGACGATCCCGATGTTCCTGGTTTTCTCCAGTCCGACCGGCGTCACGGCCATCAGCGTCGTTGCCAAGGTCTGTCCTCGTCTCGGTTCTGCTGCACCGCGGTCACCAGCGATAGTGGGCGAAGGCCTTGTTGGCCTCGGCCATGCGGTGGGTGTCCTCGCGCTTCTTCACCGCGCCCCCCTGGCCCACCGAAGCGTCCAGAATCTCCGCCGCCAGCTTGGCCGGCATGCCCCGACGGTCTCGCCGCTGGCGGGCGAATTCCGTCAGCCAGCGAAGGCCCAGGGAGAGCCGCCGCTCCGGCCGCACCTCAATGGGCACCTGGTAGGTGGCTCCGCCCACGCGCCGCGGCCGCACCTCCAGCAGAGGCATGACGTTGCCCAGGGCCTTGTCCAGCACCTTGACCGGGTCCTGGCCCGACTTGCTCTTCACCTCGTCCAGTGCCGCATAGACGATGCGCTCGGCCAGGCTCTTCTTCCCCCGCTGCATCACCTTGTTGATCAGCCGCTGCACGGTTACGTTGCCGTACAGGGGGTCAGGGGGGATCACCCGCCGGGGAGCCGGTCCCTTTCTGGGCATGCTGCCTCCCTCGCCCTACGCCTTCTTGGGGCGCTTGGCCCCGTACTTGGAGCGTCCGCGCCGCCGCTCCGCAACCCCGGCCGCATCCAGCGTGCCCCGGATGATGTGGTAGCGGATGCCGGGGAGATCACGCACCCGACCCCCCCGGACCAGCACCACCGAGTGCTCCTGCAGGTTGTGCCCGATGCCGGGGATGTACGCGGTGACCTCCTTGCCCGTGGTCAGCCGCACCCGGGCGATCTTGCGCAGCGCGGAATTGGGCTTCTTCGGGGTGGTGGTCTTCACCTGAATGCACACCCCACGCCGCTGCGGATTCCCGGCCAGGGCCGGGGACTTGGTCCGCGGTGGTGTCCGCTGGCGGCCCAACCGCACCAGCTGCGCAGTTGTCGGCATCCTCTCCTCCTTCCACACTTCATGCGGCGGCCTGCCGCCGCACACATAGAAGCCCTCCGCCACGGGGGAAGAGGGCGATCACCGCCGCGCGATGTCCGGCGCGGTGGCGCCGGATTATCGCAAGCCTTCTCCGCCGCTATAGAGCCTGCGCCATACGAGGCACCGGAGATGGTGCCCTGCGGCGCATCCCAGGTACTCTCCGGGGACCTAAGTAGAGGCTACGCGCTGGAGAGCCCCGATTGTCGCGCTACGCCCCCGGCGGCGTCGGCGGCTCCAGCACCGCGGCCGCAGCCGCGCCCACGGCAATCCCGCAGGCCCGGCCCAGCTCCCGCATGGAGTCCACCTCCACGAGGGGCACTCCCCGCTCCTGAGCGGCGCGGATAACCGGCTCGGTCACCTTCCGGTCGGCATCTCGCGCCACCAGGACCAGCCGCGCCCGCCCCCCGCGAACCGCCTTGGCCGTCTGGCTGGCGCCAACCGCCCGCGCCTCGGCGGCCCGGATCTGCTCCAGGGGCGGAAGCGTGGCGGCCATCGCTCAACCTTACGAAGGATAGCACCCGCTTCCGGGGATGTCAAAGACCCCTGCCTGCTAGTTGAAGAGCCGTTCGGGGAAGCCCTGGGGGGCAGCCGGATACGGGGGAGGTCTAAATCCCGGGGCACTTGGCTATAACCTTGTGAGAACCCGGGGGGCAGCTTGGGGCAGGAGCTCCCGCTTACGTCCGGGCATCGGGGAGGGCATCCACGCCGATGCTGCTCCCCCTTGGCGCCAGGGAGACACAATGGCGAAGACCGCACGCACGGCGGGTTCCCCCCTGCAGCGGCGGCTCCTCGCACTGCTGGACGACCACGCCGGCGACCGGGACCAGGTGACGGCGGCGAGCCTGGCCGCGAGCCTGGCCGTGTCGGTAGCGGAGGTCGAGGCCGAGCTGGAGAGCCTGGTCCTGCTGGGCAACCTCATCCGCACCAGCGGGGAGGATGGCCAGGTGCGCTACAGCCCGGCCCCGCGGCGGAGGCTCCTGGGGCACATGCTGGTGGACGCCGGCCTGATCAGCGAAGCCCAGCTCCAGGAGGCGCTGGCCGAGCAGCAGCAGACCGGGGAGCGGCTGGGGCGCATCCTGGTCGACCGGGGGTACGTGAGCAAGCAGGCCCTGGGGCAGATGCTGGAGGCGCAGCGGGGCGTCCCCTACCTCAACCTGTCCACGTACCCCATCGACGAGAAGC from Armatimonadota bacterium encodes the following:
- a CDS encoding GTP-binding protein — protein: MAKPRFERTKPHVNVGTIGHVDHGKTTLTAAITHA
- the fusA gene encoding elongation factor G — its product is MAVTPVGLEKTRNIGIVAHIDAGKTTTTERILFYTGRVHRIGEVDEGSATMDWMVQERERGITITSAATTCTWRGHRINIIDTPGHVDFTVEVERSLRVLDGAVVLVTAVEGVQPQSETVWRQADRYRVPRIVFVNKMDRSGADFLRVVQMLRERLGAHPVPVQLPIGAEDGFRGVVDLIRFKSIIYLDDLGTRSDETEIPPELWGLAQRLREELVEAAVEQDEELLHRYLEGWPIGEEEIRRGLRRGTLSSALVPVLCGSAFRNKGVQPLLDAIIDFLPSPLDLPPVRGVDPRSGQPALRQPREDAPFAALAFKIVTDPYVGKLTYFRVYSGRLEAGSYVYNANKGARERVSRILQMHANHREDIPAVSAGNVVAAVGLRLTTTGDTLCDEGAPVVLEAMQFPEPVIAVAVEPKTKADEDRLTASLAKLAEEDPTFKVRFDPETGQTLISGMGELHLEIIVDRLLREFKVEANVGRPQVAYKETVRQAARAEGRYVRQTGGRGQYGHVVLQVEPLPRGGGYEFVDRISGGRIPREFIPAVQAGVREAAESGILAGYPVVDVRVLLLDGSYHEVDSSEMAFKIAASQGFKEAVQRAQPVLLEPIMRVEVITPEPYMGEVIGDLNARRGRIVAMEQQGTSRLVRALVPLAEMFGYATALRSATQGRATYTMEPSHYEEVPPAMAEAIRGQAVGAGQ
- the rpsG gene encoding 30S ribosomal protein S7; translated protein: MPRKGPAPRRVIPPDPLYGNVTVQRLINKVMQRGKKSLAERIVYAALDEVKSKSGQDPVKVLDKALGNVMPLLEVRPRRVGGATYQVPIEVRPERRLSLGLRWLTEFARQRRDRRGMPAKLAAEILDASVGQGGAVKKREDTHRMAEANKAFAHYRW
- the rpsL gene encoding 30S ribosomal protein S12, which produces MPTTAQLVRLGRQRTPPRTKSPALAGNPQRRGVCIQVKTTTPKKPNSALRKIARVRLTTGKEVTAYIPGIGHNLQEHSVVLVRGGRVRDLPGIRYHIIRGTLDAAGVAERRRGRSKYGAKRPKKA
- a CDS encoding ribosomal L7Ae/L30e/S12e/Gadd45 family protein gives rise to the protein MAATLPPLEQIRAAEARAVGASQTAKAVRGGRARLVLVARDADRKVTEPVIRAAQERGVPLVEVDSMRELGRACGIAVGAAAAAVLEPPTPPGA